atcccTTCGCCAAGTGTAGTCACTCAAGTCTAGTGGTAAAGACTAGCATTTAAAGACTGAATTTTCATACCCCTGGTTACCGGTCCCCTGGTTCTATACATTACTTATATcgagaaatatttcaaaacaaaggTATTGATACGTGGAACACAAACGTTTTAACACAGTGTTGCCagtttgtttatctttttttttattattagaacCACGACtaacataacaaataagaggATGTGACATGATTGCCAACATGACAACTATCTACCAAGGTTCATCAATAATTGATTTGAGAAAACTAACTACATAATTTATGTCTAAATAATtgctttaaaacaaatatgacagacacgAACCAACGACCACAGAAATGCAGGCTCTTTGCTTTGGACagaaaataaaccaaatttGCGGAATTAACATGTTTGCAGGAGGACAGGACAATTTTATTGACACCCTTCCCCAACCACGATTGTTTACCCCTATCCCAGCAGCCCAACTTTATAGATCACAAAGTGTCTCAAAAATCTATTTAGACCAACttaaataaatttgacattaaCCATGTGCAaatataggattttgctatTTACTATAAAAATGATCTTTGtcatatactttataaaaaacGGTCACTGTTCATTTAAGCTTACAAGCTGCCTTTAAAAgaagcatgcatttttgttaaggtACTTTTATTCTATTGTAAATAGGAGAAAataggtaatatcgaaataaaagaaaaaagaactaaattacagaaatcgcttaaattttacaattgtttagtttttttttaagtacggcttatttcaaaaaaagtaataaaaaaatataggtcaccgatgagttaaaaaagacatttcaattttaatgctaaAAAAGGGTATATTTGCACCGAGGGAGATAATGTGGAGTTTTTTCATCTTGGGGCCAAAACAAATTGACTGTTTGGTTGacttttgtaccatatcataaagtatcAACCaataatgtaataaataaagtaagtaatgaaaacaaaaatgtttgaatttttgcTGAAAGTTTTGTACCCTCGAGTCTACTGTAATTTTTATAATGGGCTCGCAAGATGGCTTTTCCTACCAAACGTTTTGAAAGTACAGTTTGTACTTGTGTTTATGCTGGTCATCACCTTACTGTGTAATTGCCACCTCagcaaattttcaaatatttatagaattATCGATTCTGTTCGTCACTTACTGACCACATGTAATTTCCCTGATAGATTGTTAAATTCAATAGAGTCCGAAGAGATAAGAATTACCACTTGTTATCTTATGTACATTTTCTGTATACAACTTTTGAAATGGCGTTCACAATGTTATTAGTTTTACTGTGTATATCATTAGTCGCTCTATGTGAGGGAAGACAAAAAGTCCTAACACTAGCAACGTTGGACACGAATAGTACACAAAGTAAGGTATTTTAGCACTTTCGTGATCATGATGAGTGGTTCTATAACAATATACcggtatacatatattaaacaaattcaacaaatttatTAGTGTGGAGGACTTTTGTTTGCTTCTCTCTGTCAAATACAAAGTTAtaagtttttaaaagaattaagtGAATggataatatataaataataatggactgggaaaaagaaaaaaaatgaaagttcattggcataaaactttgaatatttggcGGGAAATTattctctctagatttttcGGACATTTAACAATGAAACctttttctttaacaaaaaaaaaaacaatctatgAAACATAACAAgaacaagatttaaaaaaaatagctttttaaGCTATAATATGTGATGGAATTATAAAGAGGAAATTCAGAGTTAGCAGACACATTTTTAATTGCACTACATGGATAAGACCAGAGGATTCCAAATATCTGCCAAGAATTAAGAAGAAAATCAGCGATCATCCTTATATCTTAAATTTCTAATCTCGAAAAAATCCTTTGGacatttatcaaaatctaaCATGCTGTTTAACgtttaatatctttttcttaacttgttgtttttaatataagCTTTTATATGTAGAATTTGATACCTATGTGAGAAGAGAGatactgttttatatacttagCAAGATAAATGAAACAAACTTTGCCCAGCTCTCATCATCCACTGAGTGTGAAATGAAGATTAACAGCACTGGTGAACAGTGCCAACAATGTCTCGCTGGAGTGTGCCGAAAGTAAGTTCTATGACTTCACGTTTTGTGAACACACAACTAAGGATGTGTGTGTTAATATGTGTTCTATGATCATTTTTAGCATTCAAATACGTTCTTTCTTCTCCGAGTTTAAAAACATTGACATATATTTATGTTCAGAAGTATTTATTATGGTAATTATTTGGATTttcgtaaatataaaaatgtggaGGTGTAGTATTGttgttaatgagacaactatccttcATATACCAATTGTCCCAGATTAAAACACATATAGGTTACCGCTCGTACTTCAACAATGAGTCAAACCATACCGTTTAGTAAGCTATAAAGTTTTCAACAGGTAAAGAcaactcaaacgagaaaaaaacaACGGCCTGATCTTTGgacaaacaataattttataacgTTAATCAAATATGACAAGTAGCAACCAacgacaaaatatattatgttaatataaaaaCGAACTTTTATACTTTTCAGCAATACGCAAATGTTATATTATCAAAACTCGATAAAACAGATCATGCCAACTATCTTTAAGCCAGTATTAGAAGTGAGTAATTTTGTGGACAAAATGGGAAAATCTCTACCAGCTGCTCTGGGATTATTGGGAGAAGAATCCGGATTGTTCCTTGAAGGACTTGGTCAAATATCTTCTCATCTTGGTTCAGGTTTGACAGGCTTAAAGGAATTCTCTGGAATCGCTTCCAATTTACAGTCTTTGGGAGGTAAATTAACATCACTCTCAAAAGATGTGATAACTgtaaatatcaacaaattacCAGAGTTTGGTAGTCAGGGCAGCATATTAGAAACATTGGTACAGCTTGGAGCTCAGAGTTTACTTGATCAAGTCAAAAATAGCTTTTCAAGTATCGGCGATGCATTAACAGATCTTGGTAACAAAGTGGTTGGTGGAATTGCAGTCGCTGGAAATGCTGTCATAGATACCGGTAACACTATAGGGAACGCCTTTCATAGTGAGTatacactttatttattttgctgATATATTGATTATGCTAAACtccaaatattacaaaattgaaataacttAAGGAGATTTATTTCTTGAGTTTTCGACTCTAGAATCTCCAAACTCGGTCAATGaaaaacatgtaattacatATCAAAGGGGGATTAACTACGCAAAAAAATACATGTGCGATATCTTAATATATTGAGGTAAACTGCGCTAAAATCCCGATACTGCTTTATGAGGGAAATGCATGTCGTCGTGTCATTCATGGGTGGTAAAAACTTAGGAAATGATAATCATATTTGGTGTATCAATAAACATGGAAATAAGGAGGGATTAGGTCTACGACAAATTGTATTATCCAGTCATGTGCGATAGAAAATTGCGTATCAGCAAGTCATAAAAAATCGAGATGACTTTGGAGTTACCATAAAATCATTGGTTCCACAGCTTCATAGTGATCGTAACCCTTTATCAGCATTAGCTAGTTTCTTCTAATAGTCGTGCGTATAATATTACCGcgattagtttaaacatatttatttagagtggattgggaaacaagttttgcaacttatattaatccctttccactttgcgggtgcgagtgctgccttgtagcggcattagcctactctttttcgaaatctacaagggtgtctttaacgtgcaagagatatggctctctcttaacacaggtcagccatttatcgtccccttccgacggactatcatcgtttccttgagaccatactcgcaaatggtgtcaagggagtgccgaaaattgagttcctgaaattttcatcccgaacgggaatcgaaccaggaacctttgtgttagtagtccgatgcactaaccactacaccacggctctctacCGCGATTCGAAACCATCTGCAACTTTTTACTCTTCCTTTACAAGCTAGTAGACCTCCTGATGTTAGTTGGACAGTGTGctgcttttttattattattattccacTTTAAGAACTGGTGGTCGAACAAGACAAGCAAAGACTgctatgactttttttttgctatcaaattaatttatcgtaaatttacaaagggacaaaagaggagcgaaagatactagagggactgtcaaactcataaatcgaaaatgaactttatgttattacaaactcgATAAATAGTCAATTCGGTGGGTCACAatcgtgaaaagggaacgggattaattgtagttacgacataaggaacataacggatatcatctgtgaaactgatattccataacggtcaaccaactcctGATGGCGactgtaaaatttacgaaggcaTGACTTCAACTTCACTATTTAAGTGGAACTCTTGGTATGATAATTTCCTTGTGAGCACTAACCCTCTATAAAGGAAATCATGAttggaaatacaagcccgggaatatcgtatcagtttggagatatataatactccgtatgcaggcgctgcaggaatgttgctacatagaaacggaaagttcacaattggcaAGCTCTTTTGTCGGAAAGATTATGTTTTCAGTTTTGAATGAATATTCAGTTGGAATGAGAAGCTGAATTATGccattattatttctttatttttaggtATATTTGGAAAGCGTGTTTTGTCTGTTGAGAAACGAGACTGTGACTACCAGTGCCCGGTTTGTGGTAAAATTGATCAGATGTCACATGACACAATGACTATTTTAGCAATAGGTAAATTATACTTTGTGTGAATCTAACATACACTAACTTAAGTCACTGCACTCAAAACCTTTATTGATGCATCGCTGTAGCATTTGGCCCAGGAACACAGTTATTGTCCTTTTCAAAATCTAAgtcttcatttttatttctcaaATAGAAAGTAGGAGGAGAAaatttacactttaaaaaaaatgggtcatgaatttttaaattaaatagtgatttggtccagcttaAGGTGAAAGATTAGTATTCTGGAAACTGTCAAAAGAGTTCAAGACCGCCTTAACATAAAATAGACCATTATATCTAAAGTTAGAGCTGATAAAGagttatataattttgaatgggatataaaaaaaattacctagAAAAACAGTAATTCAACCTTTATTTAACTATCATGACGAAATGCTTACTATGTATTTGCTGAGAAATTGCAGTTATATCTCGAGTTATATAACCGTGACCAGTATTGTTCGTATTATTGACTCCTGTGCAATTAATTACTATCCTCAAGATATTCAAGCACAAGGGATCtcatataagttttaaaatatcaggaTCTGTGAAGAAAatgtgcatattttttttaattacagttTGTGGCGAAGGAATAATATACAATCAACGTAATACTCTGGAGCAAGTCAAATACCTACAAGGAATTTACAACAATACCATCCAAAACCAACTAATTACAAAAGTAAGTATgctgtttatcttttaataataatatgttCTCTTTGATATATATCAAATCGTTTTGAGTTTGTAAGTTACATGTCTGATGAAGTATTCTCTGAATCACCAGGTCCCATGTTCATCGTGCTATTtggatacaaaataaatataatagagAGACGTGCAACCTaccatgaacaaaaaaaaaacatagcttCAACTTATTCATCACTTCTTTGTTTTTTACAGAAGATTTATGGAccccatttttattttattttttgtgtgtgtgtgtttttttaattactatTCATATCCAAAAGTTAATCTATGTGTCTCGGTTTATGATATATGGAAACCATTACTGCAacaaatttgttataatatttctccactcgTGACTGCAAAATTTGATATTCAAAGCGCGAGTCTTACCGGgcgttttaaataattaaacttaatTAAATCTGTTGAGAGTGGAGACAAATCTTACTAAAACGAGTTATAGTGacggaatctgtttctcttatAGCATTTTCATCccttcttttcaaatatttgctGAAAGTTGTGCATGTTCTGTTTGTGTGACGTTGCCTTTTTCAggtatatgtatacatgtagtaaaaacaaattgcctcgtcaaatttattttgtaaataataattgttATGCATATATGATTTCAGGTTGAGTACGATCCTTTGTCAATTAAAACAGACCACCGAATAGCTTTTTCCAGGGCTTTTATGACATACATAGTCCAGGGAAGTGTAGATAGATTCCAGACTGATAATGACTTTGAAATAAGTGATCTAAAGAAGTCTGCAAAAGATGTCGCTAAACATATTTGGCAACTCATGaattaaatgatattattttactAATATCTTAATTTTTCCTATAAATCCTATAATCCCTTTgattaacatgtttatatatatactggATTATAAAGCCACATTTGCATATAAAACATACGGATAGTTTATTTGAATGTACTAGCCATAGCAGACTATAAGGCAtaggttttgttcattgttgaaggccgtacggtgatctttacttgttaatttatgtgtcatgttggtcccttgtggacagttgtctcattggcaattataccactttttttatatataacatttaagaCAGTCCATTCTGATATTACACTAAGCATCTTCATTCAAATCAAAAACTCCAATATACAATGTCTTAGACTAGTGTACGTATATAACATACGTAGAATAATAAATGACTTTggaatttatcaatttttcttCGGGAAAGGATGATTAGCACTGGGGTACAACTGATATCCGTAACTGCAGTTACGTATATCCCAAGATGGCAGACGGTGTTTCAggtaaatatttcttttgtcgATTTTGCGATAAATATGCATCATTCTTCGGTATTTCGTGTCTTTTTTAATGTATTACTAAATTTGAAACGGGAATATTGACGTGTTTTGTCATAGTTAAGCCGCCTAAGAGAGAAATCAGCAATCCAAAAAAAACGCGATCATTttaatgggctttgctcattggtgaaggcTGTACGTTGATTTTgagttgttcatttctgtgtcatttagtttCTTGGTGAGAGTTACATgtatctcattgacaatcatatcgcatcttgttttttttaaattattttgattcctTCAATGAAGTTTCTACGAAATGTTTCATCACATTTTTACCTTTTCCccgttttttaatttattaattatgGCTATGGTGATATCAATATGTGTAACATCCAAAATTGCTATAAAGGTAAAGAGGTTaagatctaaaatatatttaaaatctttgaatATTCAGACAACCAAAACCTTATTACTTATAAATACACTAGGAAATACGTGACACTTAATAACCAAGTTGATATGATTTAagctttatttttcaaatattccaaaacactttataaatattgCCGAAAAACAGGCGTATCATGCCCTTATCGCGCAGCCGTTTActaaaaagataataataacaTAATAGTTTCAATgtcattatacaaatatttgatcgGATTTATCCTCAAAAGCATTGTTTCACCTTTTCAACGTATAGTTCAACTTAAGATAATCTTAAGCAAACAAATGATCCCctcaattgaattaaaaaaacaaattcattgaTTACGCCATGACGACTGAGTCGCGTACTGTAAAACTTGGTCGTGGTCTTTCTGACAACGGCGGGGTTAACAATAATTTGTTATGGTCTGTGAATTGGCAGTTAAAGGGGAACTATTTATGggagacatgatttttttatattctatttgcAGTTGAATAAGACGCCAAACTAATAAGTTAATATAATTTGCGCCCCTTTTTTCCACTGATGGTTTATAGACTCATTAATTTATTCTTAGTTCTGGTGTTTAAACATTTATGTAACAAGATCAGTTTAAGGGTACACTAGAGGTAGACTAGTAATGTTTGATGCATCAACTCACTTCATATCAATGGACAAAATGATAGTTTCTGCGTTCAATAGTCATGGTACGTAGTTAGGTCATTCAAAGGGGGACCACTATGATAAGTCAGAAGTATTTGGTATACAGTTCACGGTATTGGCATTGATCTATATTACGGTTATAACGTGGTGCTGCACCTTTTGTCATTGTTCCCATATTACAGTATTGCATCAGTGAAACGTGTCATCTGTCAATTAGTTATTTGTTATGATTGTGGATGGCGTCATATCATGGTTGTCCACCCTCGCTTTTAAAATCTGTCTCTTGTCACAAAAAACTCCCACGATCGGCAATATTGATCGTATCCAATATTGTATTATAGTCAATTGggatttaaaaagtttttgtttaCTTAGATCGCATTAATAAATATCTCTTAAATAAAACGGCAGTTAAATCGAATTTTGGAATTACCTTGTAACAATCTAGCTCGAAATTGGGACACTTACAACCCCggaattattttttacttaaagaTTTCAagaataatgtaaataaattatagCCACTTAGAAGGAAATGCATAAATACATAATCTTATCAAATTTAGAATCAATAAAATgcgatttcaaataaaaaaaaattacgctatTATATGTAATCGGAATAGTTTAAGTAAAAAGGGGGTGGGCCGTAGGTGGATAGTTATAGCTAAGTTAGATGTCACTTGTGTGCATGACAACACAGTATGGTGTTCATGAAGTGATATATATGACAACTGCAAATTCGAATCTTTATGAGGAAACCTATAAATTTGCAAGTGCACACATTTTTAATAGAGATTTTAACCTATATCCTAAcacatttaaagttttaaaccaTAAACTAACCATatcaaacacttttaaaaagacGCATTTATTCAAACATCAAAATCGTACATAAATGAATCTTATActtgtttaaatattatgtcTAGCAAACTACACATATaatgtatttactttgaatAATTAATGATTAAATTTCCGAAATAAATTTCTCGTCAAAACAGCTATTtctacaattgaaaaaaaaatagaatatttcaaACAATCGACACAACATATTATCATGTCATCAAGAACATACATGTAGTGgtcattttcaagtttaagtATTGATTATCACAAAAGGTAAAGATCTATtaacctttttctaaaaataggaCAGTCTATTGAAAAAACAATTAAGTTAATCCTTTGAAACACTCATTGCTAACCAATTTTGCAAGGTATGGTTATTATTAAAACtacaacataaccaaaatgtcatgctcaattattttttttaaattatttatttttggggGGGGGTATCAGAGATTGGGAATCTTATGGAGGGATGGTTTGACGccagaaaacatgtttaacccgtcacattatatatgtgcctgtctcaagtcaggagtctATTATTGAGTTGTCGTGTATTTCTGTttctcatatttgtttttactgttccatagtttgtttcttttgttgtgTCGTTACACTATATAGTTactcaaaggtaccaggattataatttagtacgccagacgcgcgtttcgtctacataagactcatcagtgacgctcatatcccACTGCCCCAGATTAAAGGGAATTGGCGCCTGCAAAAATGGTTTATCCCTGCCAGATTCTTTTAAAAGTGCCCGTCCTAAGCCAGGAGCATGTACATTTGTAGTTCAGTAATTGTCGTTGGTTCAGGTcagtcatatttgtttttggtaagtttttttttaaataaggccgttaattcTGTCTTTTGAATTTGCACATTTGTTTTGTCACGGCAGGTCATTTTGTAGCCAGTGACTATACGGTATATTccaattgttgaaggccatccGGTTGCCTCTAAATGTGTACCGTTGCTTTCCcgtttttacactagtaattttggggacctttatagcttgttgttcggtgtgagccaaggctccatgttggaggccgtacattgatctataataggttacttttataaattgttacatgtatttggatggagagttgtctcattggcactcacaccacatcttcctctACATCTACTTCATTTTAACATTGGATAGTTGTTACGTTGGCAATTTTTCTTTCTATAttggtatacatgtatctgCTTTCTATGTTAACTATCGGTAGTGATATCAAAtgaaaagtaattttaaaattgaaagacaCAGAAAAGCCTTtatcttataaataaattaaagaatttgaaCACAATAACTTCTTTATATCGGTGTAATTATGATATATGACTATTTCTTCGTTTTCCAACAgatgtgttattattttttaacgTCACCACTATAAAAATTATTACTGCtaatattatcaattttaaaaataatggtCCGTGGTTATAAAACCACCAAATTAATTCTCCATCCCAGCTATGCCAGCTTCCACCGtgataatgtttaaaatatttcccTTCATACAACGCAGGACTCACAATATGTATTTCAtgcttatttttgtataatCCATATTTTGCGGTGAAATATAATGGACCTGCAGATAGCAGCACTGTTAGGTATGGGATTGGATGTCTTGCTTGAGCTGGTATCAAACCAGATATCACTGATTTCATAAATGGATGACCTTTCGCAGAAATCAACACCTCTAAAGAAAATCCGTATGGTCTAACTTCCATGACCCCGACCCCTTCATGACCTTCTATACTTGACAATATCTTTCTTATCGATTGATTATTACAACCTATATCCAAATCGGAATAAACTCCACCATAAtggtataacaaaaaatatcttcCCGCGTCTGTCCGTGAAATAGGAAAATGATAACTATGGAACGCATTGTAAAACCATGGATACTTCTCCTTTATGAAAGTGTCTAACATTTTATCGGTCCATAACATATACACGAACTCGTTGTATTTTCGTTTTAATGGATATATCACCGATTGATTTGTCCAAGAGGCTTGAGCGTCTTTCCATTTGTCTGGAACATTTTTAGATTTCCACGTTTGGTGT
The genomic region above belongs to Mytilus trossulus isolate FHL-02 chromosome 7, PNRI_Mtr1.1.1.hap1, whole genome shotgun sequence and contains:
- the LOC134726496 gene encoding uncharacterized protein LOC134726496 translates to MAFTMLLVLLCISLVALCEGRQKVLTLATLDTNSTQKFDTYVRREILFYILSKINETNFAQLSSSTECEMKINSTGEQCQQCLAGVCRNNTQMLYYQNSIKQIMPTIFKPVLEVSNFVDKMGKSLPAALGLLGEESGLFLEGLGQISSHLGSGLTGLKEFSGIASNLQSLGGKLTSLSKDVITVNINKLPEFGSQGSILETLVQLGAQSLLDQVKNSFSSIGDALTDLGNKVVGGIAVAGNAVIDTGNTIGNAFHSIFGKRVLSVEKRDCDYQCPVCGKIDQMSHDTMTILAIVCGEGIIYNQRNTLEQVKYLQGIYNNTIQNQLITKVEYDPLSIKTDHRIAFSRAFMTYIVQGSVDRFQTDNDFEISDLKKSAKDVAKHIWQLMN
- the LOC134725227 gene encoding uncharacterized protein LOC134725227 isoform X3, encoding MMRKASVTRILQRLKIFIGILICIAITLLLLIISSILRFNWKVKMSEAPRQLSVHPLSETTVNGIPLIIHQTWKSKNVPDKWKDAQASWTNQSVIYPLKRKYNEFVYMLWTDKMLDTFIKEKYPWFYNAFHSYHFPISRTDAGRYFLLYHYGGVYSDLDIGCNNQSIRKILSSIEGHEGVGVMEVRPYGFSLEVLISAKGHPFMKSVISGLIPAQARHPIPYLTVLLSAGPLYFTAKYGLYKNKHEIHIVSPALYEGKYFKHYHGGSWHSWDGELIWWFYNHGPLFLKLIILAVIIFIVVTLKNNNTSVGKRRNSHIS
- the LOC134725227 gene encoding uncharacterized protein LOC134725227 isoform X1, which translates into the protein MDNSMMLPMRSYYDVYEDMMRKASVTRILQRLKIFIGILICIAITLLLLIISSILRFNWKVKMSEAPRQLSVHPLSETTVNGIPLIIHQTWKSKNVPDKWKDAQASWTNQSVIYPLKRKYNEFVYMLWTDKMLDTFIKEKYPWFYNAFHSYHFPISRTDAGRYFLLYHYGGVYSDLDIGCNNQSIRKILSSIEGHEGVGVMEVRPYGFSLEVLISAKGHPFMKSVISGLIPAQARHPIPYLTVLLSAGPLYFTAKYGLYKNKHEIHIVSPALYEGKYFKHYHGGSWHSWDGELIWWFYNHGPLFLKLIILAVIIFIVVTLKNNNTSVGKRRNSHIS
- the LOC134725227 gene encoding uncharacterized protein LOC134725227 isoform X2 translates to MADGNLEADMMRKASVTRILQRLKIFIGILICIAITLLLLIISSILRFNWKVKMSEAPRQLSVHPLSETTVNGIPLIIHQTWKSKNVPDKWKDAQASWTNQSVIYPLKRKYNEFVYMLWTDKMLDTFIKEKYPWFYNAFHSYHFPISRTDAGRYFLLYHYGGVYSDLDIGCNNQSIRKILSSIEGHEGVGVMEVRPYGFSLEVLISAKGHPFMKSVISGLIPAQARHPIPYLTVLLSAGPLYFTAKYGLYKNKHEIHIVSPALYEGKYFKHYHGGSWHSWDGELIWWFYNHGPLFLKLIILAVIIFIVVTLKNNNTSVGKRRNSHIS